The Parashewanella spongiae genome has a window encoding:
- a CDS encoding IS4 family transposase — protein MNTTTRQFFNDAPELLRRFAQTEEDELSSILTLQDLEDFQKDNTQRVRKYPACHTLSLFMKQVASENKSCRCTLISDARDQIAIGREKNSTITGPYCKARKRLSPESIKSLLKKSGKNLDEAIQGKYLWHGRRVLLTDGSTLSMPDTHENQAQFPQPKSQKEGLGFPQLRILVLISLGSGAVIDSAVSPCKGKGTGEQALLRSMQSDLKQGDIVLGDANFENYFVLAGLMGLGVDAVFEKNGARNVDFRTCEEKLGKRDGLFKLIRPSCPEWMTPEDYAQVPEELIVRMVGTKKRIIVTTLTDKEVYPKQDIIDLYVSRWHIELDFRSIKTMMKMDILRCGSPDMVRKEIDVHLLVYNMIRALMCRAAEKKRNIA, from the coding sequence ATGAATACTACAACTCGCCAATTCTTCAATGATGCCCCAGAATTGTTACGTCGCTTTGCTCAAACGGAAGAAGATGAACTTTCTTCAATTCTCACTCTGCAAGATTTAGAAGATTTTCAAAAAGATAATACTCAAAGAGTACGCAAGTATCCCGCCTGCCACACACTTTCGCTTTTCATGAAGCAAGTAGCCAGTGAAAACAAGTCTTGTCGTTGCACACTAATCAGTGACGCTAGAGATCAAATTGCTATAGGTCGAGAGAAAAACAGCACAATTACAGGTCCCTACTGCAAAGCAAGAAAACGGTTATCTCCAGAGTCAATTAAATCGCTATTGAAGAAATCAGGAAAAAACTTAGATGAAGCGATTCAAGGGAAATACTTATGGCATGGCCGTAGAGTGCTATTAACTGACGGCTCAACACTATCTATGCCTGATACGCACGAGAACCAAGCCCAATTCCCTCAACCTAAATCACAAAAAGAAGGGCTGGGCTTTCCTCAGCTGCGGATTTTAGTGTTAATTTCTTTGGGTAGCGGTGCAGTCATTGACTCGGCTGTTTCACCTTGTAAAGGGAAAGGTACTGGCGAGCAGGCACTATTAAGAAGTATGCAGTCAGACTTGAAACAAGGTGACATTGTGCTGGGAGATGCTAATTTCGAAAACTACTTTGTTCTTGCAGGACTAATGGGGTTAGGCGTTGATGCTGTTTTCGAAAAAAACGGAGCCAGAAATGTCGATTTCAGAACCTGTGAAGAAAAGCTGGGTAAGCGAGATGGTTTATTTAAGCTAATTCGTCCATCCTGTCCAGAATGGATGACCCCAGAGGATTACGCTCAAGTGCCAGAAGAGCTTATCGTCAGAATGGTAGGAACAAAAAAACGTATCATTGTTACCACGCTCACGGATAAAGAAGTCTATCCGAAGCAAGATATTATTGATTTATACGTTTCACGATGGCATATCGAGTTGGATTTTAGGTCAATCAAGACCATGATGAAAATGGATATTTTAAGGTGTGGCAGTCCAGATATGGTGCGTAAGGAAATTGATGTTCATTTGTTAGTTTACAACATGATAAGGGCACTTATGTGCCGAGCAGCAGAAAAAAAAAGGAATATCGCCTAG
- a CDS encoding IS66 family transposase: MSKPFTDIDHNALEALIVRVTEAKEHELALSPEDCQLLLDALVTLSTMQQRLTNHDVTVHKLRKLLGIEKSSEALSRVSKSNKGSGKHTAGKNRKPKESGEDFTPAKPVVIVHQSTDVKKGDNCLECHMGKMYKTDPGSLLRITGQSPFKPEQHVMERFRCNACGAYATAALPVEVLADGSEQQKYGYSARSLMAIHKYFAGLPFYRQGSIQKLLGVKITASTVFDQVEYVANDIYPVYQMLVNLAADAKHYYLDDTTHRILDATPIEKPVRNSDKTQMRSGVYTSGVIATTQANDSIVLFETNIGHAGEFIDSLLHKRGTHQSRPIMMSDALVSNRPTVRECLLSLCNSHARRQFVDVINHFPDEVEHVLTRYGEIWAYEQHTKEQKFTATERLSYHQQHSLPVMKTIKQWCTTHLNDETVEENSGLGKAMRYFVKHYVGLSYFCHYEGVYIDNNRIEAMLKIIVRDRKNAMFHKTLLGATIGDVITSMIATASEAGINVFEYFTFLQREKDKVKTNPEEYLPWNYRETVGTEK, encoded by the coding sequence ATGAGTAAACCGTTTACTGATATCGACCACAACGCGCTGGAAGCACTGATAGTTCGTGTTACTGAAGCCAAAGAGCATGAATTAGCACTGTCTCCAGAAGATTGTCAGTTGTTACTTGATGCCTTAGTGACGTTATCGACGATGCAGCAACGATTAACCAATCACGATGTCACCGTGCACAAATTGCGTAAGTTACTTGGCATTGAAAAGTCTTCAGAAGCCTTGTCTCGTGTCAGTAAAAGCAATAAAGGAAGCGGTAAACACACTGCGGGTAAAAATCGTAAACCCAAAGAGAGCGGTGAAGATTTCACTCCCGCTAAGCCAGTTGTGATAGTGCATCAGAGTACAGATGTGAAAAAGGGTGATAACTGCCTAGAGTGCCACATGGGTAAAATGTACAAAACCGACCCAGGCAGTTTACTGCGTATCACAGGGCAAAGTCCGTTTAAGCCAGAGCAGCATGTCATGGAGCGCTTTCGCTGTAATGCTTGTGGTGCTTACGCTACCGCCGCTTTGCCAGTTGAAGTGTTAGCCGACGGGAGCGAGCAACAAAAATACGGCTACTCAGCTCGGTCATTAATGGCCATACACAAGTATTTTGCCGGGTTGCCGTTTTATCGCCAAGGGAGCATTCAAAAGCTGCTTGGTGTCAAAATCACTGCGTCTACTGTGTTTGACCAAGTTGAATATGTGGCCAATGATATTTACCCTGTTTATCAAATGTTGGTTAACCTCGCGGCCGATGCGAAGCATTATTATCTCGATGACACGACTCACCGAATTTTGGATGCTACGCCAATAGAAAAACCGGTGCGTAACAGTGACAAGACACAAATGCGCAGCGGCGTGTACACATCAGGTGTTATTGCGACCACTCAAGCCAATGATAGTATCGTGTTGTTTGAAACTAATATTGGTCATGCTGGCGAATTCATCGATAGCCTGTTGCACAAACGCGGTACTCATCAATCTAGGCCGATAATGATGAGTGACGCTCTGGTCAGTAATCGCCCTACGGTAAGAGAATGTCTGCTGTCATTGTGTAACAGTCATGCCAGACGACAATTTGTTGATGTCATTAACCATTTCCCCGATGAAGTCGAGCACGTACTGACACGTTATGGTGAAATTTGGGCTTACGAGCAGCACACTAAAGAGCAAAAGTTTACGGCAACAGAAAGGCTGAGTTACCATCAGCAACATTCGTTGCCTGTAATGAAAACCATCAAGCAGTGGTGTACAACACACCTTAACGATGAAACAGTTGAAGAGAATAGTGGTTTAGGTAAGGCGATGCGATATTTTGTCAAACATTATGTTGGCTTGAGCTATTTTTGCCACTACGAAGGTGTATACATCGATAATAACCGTATCGAAGCCATGTTAAAAATCATCGTTCGTGACCGAAAAAATGCGATGTTCCATAAGACGTTACTTGGCGCTACGATTGGTGATGTCATCACGTCAATGATTGCAACAGCAAGTGAAGCTGGCATCAATGTGTTTGAGTATTTCACATTTTTACAGAGAGAGAAGGATAAAGTGAAAACCAATCCTGAAGAATACCTACCGTGGAATTATCGAGAAACAGTCGGCACTGAAAAATAA
- the tnpB gene encoding IS66 family insertion sequence element accessory protein TnpB (TnpB, as the term is used for proteins encoded by IS66 family insertion elements, is considered an accessory protein, since TnpC, encoded by a neighboring gene, is a DDE family transposase.), which translates to MPNIEPLTRVATIFAHWRINKPSRGTKIPNTLREQATSLLEHYSSSQICTALRISGSQFKQWCQVSNSAESITDFIELPNLPEVIKPNSPVKLELNLSNGDNIHIQGVGCSLYLRPHRGNEIMIYLTSNSRIFIATQPADFRCGIDGLAAVCQQRLSSNPRSGSIFVFINRNKTMIRALTYEHNGFWLMTKRLSKGKFHGWPRHHGVMQPMAAAQLRQLLSGEPYLSSSRLK; encoded by the coding sequence ATGCCAAATATAGAGCCATTAACTCGCGTCGCCACAATCTTCGCCCATTGGCGCATAAATAAGCCGAGTCGCGGAACTAAAATACCAAACACTCTCCGCGAGCAAGCCACTTCATTGCTAGAGCATTACTCATCATCACAAATTTGCACCGCTTTACGTATCAGTGGCTCTCAATTTAAACAATGGTGCCAGGTATCAAACTCGGCAGAGTCCATTACAGACTTCATTGAATTACCCAACTTACCTGAGGTCATCAAGCCCAATTCCCCAGTAAAACTTGAGTTGAATCTATCTAATGGCGACAATATTCATATACAAGGTGTTGGATGTTCACTTTATTTGCGCCCTCATCGGGGCAATGAAATCATGATCTATTTAACTTCCAACAGTCGTATCTTCATTGCGACTCAGCCTGCTGATTTTCGCTGTGGTATCGATGGACTGGCGGCCGTGTGCCAACAGCGCTTGTCGAGTAATCCGCGTTCAGGCTCGATATTCGTCTTCATTAATCGCAACAAAACCATGATACGAGCCCTCACTTATGAGCATAATGGCTTTTGGCTGATGACCAAACGGTTATCAAAAGGAAAATTTCATGGATGGCCACGTCATCATGGCGTTATGCAACCGATGGCTGCGGCACAATTACGGCAATTACTGAGTGGTGAACCTTATTTATCTTCAAGTCGCTTGAAATAA
- a CDS encoding LacI family DNA-binding transcriptional regulator, with amino-acid sequence MGSYRKQMKVTIKDVASYAGVSIKTVSRVTNNEPSVKPSTVDKVNSAITALNYQPNISARNLAASHSFAIGFVYDNPNAYYIIDMQNGILTACNEKNYELIIHPCDSTAEDVSDQIISLIKRSRLAGVVLTPPMSEDPQLLSALDEVNANYVCIIAGNEESEKPKLSVLINDKFGAKQLTQHLINLNHQHIAFLCGDIRHKSSIERLEGYRQALKENNIKLDPDFIISGNYSFESGIAGTEQLVTMRHKPTAIVASNDEMAAGALFAARLAGINIPNELSIVGFENSPFSRQTLPKLTTVDQPLKQIAKVATEMLINNKHLSAQKYRIFTPNVVLRDSSVTLTKK; translated from the coding sequence TTGGGTAGTTATAGAAAACAAATGAAAGTAACGATAAAAGACGTAGCGAGTTATGCCGGAGTGTCAATTAAGACAGTTTCTCGTGTTACGAACAATGAACCATCGGTCAAACCGTCTACTGTAGATAAAGTGAATTCAGCAATCACTGCTTTAAATTATCAACCTAATATTTCTGCACGTAACCTTGCGGCTTCTCATTCTTTTGCTATTGGGTTTGTTTATGACAACCCAAATGCTTATTACATTATTGATATGCAAAATGGAATTCTTACCGCTTGTAATGAAAAGAACTATGAGCTCATAATTCACCCTTGTGATTCAACTGCAGAGGATGTCAGTGATCAGATAATTTCACTAATAAAGCGCTCTCGATTAGCAGGCGTAGTACTTACACCACCTATGTCAGAAGATCCACAACTCCTATCTGCACTAGATGAAGTAAATGCTAATTATGTATGCATTATTGCTGGCAATGAAGAATCTGAAAAACCTAAACTATCAGTACTCATAAACGATAAATTTGGTGCAAAACAACTCACGCAACATCTAATAAATCTTAACCATCAACATATTGCATTCTTATGTGGAGACATAAGGCATAAATCTTCCATCGAGCGTTTAGAAGGTTATCGGCAAGCACTAAAAGAGAATAACATCAAACTAGATCCAGATTTTATTATTTCAGGTAATTACTCTTTTGAATCAGGGATTGCTGGGACTGAGCAATTAGTCACTATGCGTCATAAACCTACTGCGATTGTCGCCAGTAACGATGAAATGGCCGCAGGTGCGCTATTTGCAGCTCGTCTTGCTGGAATAAATATACCTAATGAACTGTCAATTGTCGGCTTTGAGAACAGCCCTTTCTCTCGTCAAACCTTACCTAAATTAACCACTGTCGACCAACCATTGAAACAAATTGCAAAAGTAGCAACCGAAATGTTAATCAATAATAAACACCTATCAGCTCAAAAGTATCGAATATTTACTCCGAATGTCGTGCTGAGAGATTCATCTGTGACTTTAACGAAGAAGTAA
- a CDS encoding TonB-dependent receptor, which translates to MKTSAFKKTTLAANIALLLGVLPLASYAADSEESEAENIERIQVTGVRASMKASINDKRFSDAVIDTITAEDIGKFPDSDIGESLGRITGVTVSRQFGQGQQVSIRGASSQLTNTLLNGHTVASTGWYDQQAIDRSFNYTLLPPEIVGDIEVYKSSQANIAEGGIGGTVIVNTRKPLDLESNTLFLSAKGDYGTISKDTDPQLSGLYNWNNEDETFGVLVSGAYANTNYQRNGIETLLGWGEIVPTAFRQDRERTATNLVFQYRPTEQLELGLNVMHLDLGANNTNTSIFLFPTQQGEHTCEQTNAAGVCVRVTHGEEGGFAWAQSWARKTSMNSNTVDFNFEYEGDVYTLAGRLGRTKAEGGTDLTANFGNSIGNPADFAGTYDATGDVIQIDIAKEHFTANDFNGQLSTAGWALKKQPNTDEETYAQIDLDYSVEWGAISTISTGISYADHKVTQLTDNAILNPSKVVSRDASEYYNGTMSAGAGFTLPAPDFDRMIADSYAAIDGFTLNKSGYGTLDEENLALYAMATFEADGLRGNFGLRYVSTDISSDYYGLNAQGQFADNLSTDTASYSDVLPSVNIVFDLSEDVILRMSAAQVISRPNYADLFATRTLPGYNDGTPGNEKLVSGNVAIEPFKASQADLALEWYFGEEGLLAATYFLKDVGSFITTRQVLNQSIGIVDPNSGVDNWTVSEKYNASGGKIEGLELQIQDAYDNGFGYSANYTYVDAKSPAENYPDGIGVFSDSSKHTVNLVGYYEKDDFSARIAYNWRSEYMIRELPGFYGNRQHESYGTLDLTASYALTDYLDLTFEAVNITEEDSIQKGISAVDNPNVISEYKADYPVWSFDGEARYRVGIAFRF; encoded by the coding sequence ATGAAGACATCTGCATTCAAGAAAACAACTCTTGCTGCAAATATAGCTTTGTTATTAGGCGTTTTACCCCTTGCAAGTTATGCAGCCGACTCTGAAGAATCAGAAGCAGAGAACATTGAGCGAATTCAAGTAACTGGTGTTCGTGCATCGATGAAAGCTTCTATCAATGATAAGCGATTTTCTGATGCTGTTATTGACACAATTACCGCTGAGGATATTGGTAAGTTCCCTGACAGTGATATCGGTGAGTCACTTGGTCGAATTACTGGTGTAACGGTAAGTCGCCAGTTTGGCCAAGGACAGCAAGTATCTATCCGTGGCGCATCCTCACAATTAACTAATACTCTACTTAATGGTCATACTGTTGCATCAACAGGTTGGTATGATCAACAAGCTATCGACAGAAGCTTCAACTATACGTTACTTCCACCTGAAATAGTGGGTGATATAGAAGTATATAAATCTTCACAAGCAAATATTGCTGAAGGTGGTATCGGTGGTACTGTTATTGTTAATACACGTAAGCCCTTAGATTTAGAGAGTAACACTCTATTTTTGAGTGCTAAAGGTGATTACGGTACAATTTCTAAAGACACAGATCCACAACTGTCAGGTCTTTATAATTGGAATAACGAAGACGAAACTTTCGGTGTTTTAGTGAGTGGCGCCTATGCTAATACTAATTATCAACGTAATGGTATTGAAACATTATTAGGCTGGGGTGAAATTGTTCCAACAGCATTTCGTCAAGATCGTGAACGTACTGCTACAAATCTAGTATTTCAATATCGTCCAACCGAGCAATTAGAGCTTGGTTTAAATGTGATGCACCTAGATCTAGGCGCAAACAATACTAACACTTCAATCTTTTTATTCCCGACCCAACAAGGCGAACATACTTGTGAGCAAACCAATGCAGCAGGAGTTTGTGTAAGAGTTACACATGGTGAAGAAGGTGGTTTTGCTTGGGCACAAAGCTGGGCACGTAAAACCAGCATGAATTCAAACACAGTTGACTTCAATTTTGAATACGAAGGTGATGTGTATACGCTTGCAGGACGTTTAGGTAGAACTAAAGCTGAGGGGGGTACAGACTTAACGGCCAATTTTGGTAACTCAATTGGAAACCCAGCTGATTTTGCAGGCACTTACGATGCGACCGGTGATGTTATTCAAATCGATATTGCGAAAGAGCATTTTACTGCCAACGATTTTAACGGTCAATTATCAACGGCTGGATGGGCACTTAAAAAGCAACCCAATACAGACGAAGAAACTTATGCACAGATTGATTTAGATTACTCTGTTGAATGGGGCGCAATCAGTACAATTTCAACAGGAATAAGTTACGCTGACCATAAAGTGACTCAGCTAACTGATAATGCAATTTTAAATCCTTCGAAAGTTGTTTCAAGAGACGCCTCAGAATATTACAATGGAACCATGTCAGCAGGTGCTGGTTTTACTCTTCCTGCGCCTGACTTTGATCGCATGATTGCTGATTCTTATGCGGCAATTGACGGTTTTACCTTGAATAAGTCTGGCTACGGAACTTTGGATGAGGAAAACCTAGCGCTTTATGCAATGGCTACATTTGAGGCTGACGGTCTACGTGGCAACTTTGGTTTACGGTACGTTTCAACCGATATTTCTTCTGACTACTACGGATTAAATGCTCAAGGTCAATTTGCTGACAATTTAAGTACAGACACTGCTAGCTATAGTGACGTTTTGCCAAGTGTTAATATTGTTTTCGACCTTTCTGAAGATGTTATTCTTCGTATGTCTGCGGCTCAAGTCATTTCTCGCCCTAACTATGCTGACTTGTTTGCAACTAGAACCTTACCAGGCTACAACGATGGTACTCCAGGCAATGAAAAATTGGTTAGCGGTAACGTTGCAATTGAACCATTTAAAGCTTCACAAGCTGACTTAGCTTTAGAGTGGTATTTCGGCGAAGAAGGCTTATTAGCAGCGACTTATTTCCTTAAAGATGTTGGCTCGTTTATCACTACCCGTCAGGTTTTGAATCAGTCAATTGGTATTGTTGACCCAAATTCTGGTGTTGATAACTGGACAGTGAGTGAAAAGTACAATGCTAGCGGCGGTAAAATTGAAGGTTTAGAACTTCAAATCCAAGATGCCTATGACAACGGCTTCGGTTACTCGGCGAACTATACTTACGTCGATGCAAAGTCTCCAGCTGAAAATTATCCTGACGGCATTGGTGTTTTCAGTGATTCATCTAAGCATACTGTTAACTTAGTTGGTTACTATGAAAAGGATGATTTCTCAGCTCGTATCGCTTACAACTGGCGTTCAGAGTATATGATCCGTGAATTACCTGGATTTTATGGTAACCGTCAACACGAGTCATATGGCACGCTTGATTTAACAGCAAGTTATGCATTGACTGATTATCTAGATCTTACATTCGAAGCAGTAAACATTACTGAAGAAGATAGTATTCAAAAGGGTATTTCGGCAGTGGATAATCCGAACGTGATTTCTGAGTACAAAGCAGACTACCCTGTATGGAGCTTCGACGGCGAAGCCAGATATCGTGTAGGTATTGCTTTTAGGTTCTAA
- a CDS encoding family 20 glycosylhydrolase gives MKTIIQQLMCLSKNLPMRLAISLVIVTGAHAQTSVNQKEQPIGSLTQERALTSQETLHQFAQYLDIKYQLISNYPEQICDSEKKDKRCFLVRISFTPKHDFIAKNWRIIFSQMRPVKKVLSNDFGIKIIQGDLNEIIPREHFSGFKADNTYHLDFLAEHWQLAESDAMPNYYIVAGNLKPEIIASTQLNYDLQTQLEVRPYAPAFNDLEVQYKRSKTDKLPYDGAKQVFKDNRDIKAIPTKIQGQILPTPKRLKINQSQMVSLANGLFFDYQNLSKKVKPEDLDPAIKRLQVLGVKQNEKGIVVRFKTNPMLVPESYQLTVTPKLITIYGKDAASYSYGLSSIASAVHLSSLSLPEMVIEDSPRYEFRGMHLDVSRNFRSKEYVLKLLDQMAAYKLNALHLHMADDEGWRLQIQDLPELTQVGSRRCHDLTESRCLLPQLGSGPDDKANPDVNGFYSKQDYIEILTYAAARQIQVIPSMDMPGHSRAAIRSMEARYRNLMAKNQPEEAEMYRLLDPLDKTEYRSVQYYNDNTLNVCLPSTYAFVDKVIEEITRLHEQAGAPLAIYHIGADETAGAWLNSPACEGFVANRNNGIEDKSQLGAYFIERIANMLDDKGIKAAGWSDGLGHVNPEKMPNSVHTNLWDILSHGGHKNVHNQLALGWDAVLSTPDVLYFDMPSAADPREHGYYWASRKTNSRQIHSFMPDNLPANAEQWRDIENKPYQADDRLEKKVGKFANQPKERKHHVAGLQGQLWTETIRSDVMADSMIYPRMLLLAEKAWHKPQWEVPYDYGGLLYNAESEYFTPFAREQQRTDWQRIANHLGHNELAKLELQGVIYRLPPPGAKIINGKLHANVSFPGLEIQFKLPGKDWQTYTNPISVKAPVELRSVSHLGNRASRSQFIEE, from the coding sequence ATGAAAACAATAATTCAACAGTTAATGTGCTTATCCAAGAATTTACCAATGCGCTTAGCTATAAGCTTAGTTATTGTGACAGGAGCTCACGCTCAGACTTCTGTTAATCAAAAAGAACAACCAATTGGTTCCCTTACCCAAGAAAGGGCTCTTACATCACAAGAAACATTACACCAGTTTGCCCAGTACCTAGATATTAAATATCAACTCATATCTAATTACCCAGAACAAATTTGCGATTCAGAAAAAAAAGACAAACGATGTTTTCTTGTGCGTATTTCATTCACCCCTAAACATGATTTTATTGCAAAAAACTGGAGAATTATCTTCAGTCAAATGCGACCAGTAAAGAAAGTGCTTTCCAATGATTTTGGTATAAAAATCATTCAAGGAGACCTCAATGAAATTATCCCTCGTGAGCACTTTAGTGGTTTTAAAGCCGATAACACTTATCATCTCGATTTTCTTGCTGAGCATTGGCAACTAGCCGAATCAGATGCTATGCCAAATTATTATATTGTGGCGGGTAATCTAAAGCCTGAAATCATAGCTAGCACTCAGCTCAATTACGATCTTCAGACTCAGTTAGAAGTTCGTCCATATGCGCCAGCTTTTAATGACTTGGAAGTGCAATACAAACGAAGTAAGACTGATAAATTGCCGTATGATGGTGCCAAGCAAGTTTTTAAAGATAATCGCGATATAAAAGCGATCCCAACTAAAATTCAAGGGCAAATATTGCCTACTCCAAAGCGTTTAAAAATCAATCAGAGTCAAATGGTTTCTTTAGCGAACGGATTGTTTTTTGATTATCAAAACCTATCAAAAAAAGTAAAACCTGAAGATCTAGATCCCGCCATTAAGCGTTTACAGGTTTTAGGTGTAAAACAAAATGAAAAAGGAATAGTGGTTCGATTTAAAACTAATCCTATGCTGGTACCGGAGTCTTATCAGCTAACGGTAACTCCAAAACTAATTACCATTTATGGAAAGGATGCTGCAAGCTACTCCTACGGGTTAAGTAGCATTGCCTCAGCTGTACACTTATCAAGTTTAAGTTTACCTGAGATGGTGATTGAAGATTCGCCACGGTATGAATTTCGTGGCATGCACCTAGATGTGTCTCGAAACTTTCGTAGCAAAGAATACGTGCTAAAACTACTCGATCAAATGGCAGCATATAAACTGAATGCGTTACATTTACACATGGCTGATGATGAAGGCTGGCGCTTACAGATCCAAGACTTGCCAGAATTAACCCAAGTTGGCAGTCGTCGTTGCCACGATCTGACAGAAAGTCGGTGCTTATTACCTCAATTAGGTAGTGGCCCAGATGATAAGGCGAATCCAGATGTAAATGGTTTTTACTCTAAGCAAGATTACATTGAAATTTTAACCTATGCCGCCGCAAGACAAATTCAAGTTATTCCGTCTATGGATATGCCGGGGCACTCAAGAGCGGCTATTCGCTCAATGGAAGCTAGATATCGTAACTTAATGGCAAAAAATCAGCCAGAAGAGGCTGAAATGTATCGTTTACTTGATCCTCTAGATAAAACCGAATACCGCTCAGTTCAGTATTATAACGACAATACACTAAATGTATGTTTACCTAGCACCTATGCTTTTGTAGATAAAGTAATTGAAGAAATAACTCGTTTGCATGAACAAGCAGGTGCACCATTAGCTATTTACCATATTGGTGCAGACGAAACAGCAGGTGCGTGGCTCAACTCACCGGCTTGTGAAGGTTTTGTGGCTAATAGAAACAATGGAATTGAAGACAAATCACAACTCGGAGCCTATTTTATTGAACGTATCGCTAATATGTTGGACGACAAAGGCATTAAAGCAGCAGGTTGGAGTGATGGCTTAGGTCATGTAAATCCTGAAAAAATGCCAAACAGCGTTCATACTAACTTATGGGATATACTCTCACATGGTGGACATAAAAACGTACACAATCAGTTAGCACTGGGTTGGGATGCCGTGCTTTCTACTCCTGATGTATTGTATTTTGATATGCCTTCAGCTGCTGATCCAAGAGAGCATGGTTATTATTGGGCTAGCCGTAAAACCAATAGTCGCCAGATTCACAGTTTTATGCCGGATAATTTGCCTGCTAATGCTGAGCAGTGGCGAGATATTGAGAATAAACCTTACCAAGCAGATGACCGATTAGAAAAAAAAGTCGGGAAATTTGCAAACCAACCAAAAGAAAGAAAGCATCATGTGGCAGGTCTTCAAGGACAATTATGGACGGAAACCATTCGCAGTGATGTAATGGCTGACAGTATGATTTACCCAAGAATGTTGTTGTTAGCCGAAAAGGCATGGCATAAACCACAATGGGAGGTGCCATATGATTATGGAGGGCTTCTTTATAATGCTGAATCGGAATATTTCACACCTTTTGCTCGTGAACAACAACGTACAGATTGGCAAAGAATAGCAAACCATCTTGGACATAATGAACTTGCAAAATTAGAACTGCAAGGTGTGATTTATCGTCTACCTCCACCCGGAGCTAAAATAATCAATGGAAAGTTACATGCTAATGTGAGCTTTCCTGGACTTGAGATTCAATTTAAGCTACCAGGCAAAGACTGGCAGACTTATACAAATCCAATCTCAGTAAAAGCTCCGGTAGAGTTACGGAGCGTATCACACCTTGGTAATCGTGCAAGCCGAAGTCAATTCATAGAAGAATAA
- the nagK gene encoding N-acetylglucosamine kinase, protein MEQDSNQQRPLFIGIDGGGSKCRAAIYDADNRKLGEGIAGRANPLFGVEQTFSAIHQATEKALVDSNLPLDMQKSLIAGVGIAGVNVPALFDKVAQWRHPFSEMYLTTDLHIACAGAHLGGNGAVIITGTGSCGFAQVDERQLTLGGYGFALGDKGSGGWYGLKAAEYVLLSLDGFKPHTQLTEKLLHHYSVDNALGIVENLAGKPSSNFAELAAYVFICAKNQDKAAIEILKEGANYISDLARKLLAIRTTRFSIIGGLAEPLLPWLDDDIANQVQPALASPEVGAIYFAQQQMQKKLVG, encoded by the coding sequence ATGGAGCAAGACTCTAATCAACAACGGCCATTATTTATTGGCATTGATGGAGGTGGAAGTAAATGCCGAGCCGCCATTTATGACGCTGATAACCGAAAGCTTGGTGAAGGCATAGCGGGGAGAGCTAATCCATTATTTGGGGTAGAGCAAACATTTTCAGCGATCCACCAAGCTACAGAAAAGGCGCTTGTAGATTCAAACTTACCATTAGATATGCAAAAGTCACTTATTGCAGGTGTAGGCATTGCCGGAGTCAATGTGCCTGCTTTATTCGATAAAGTTGCACAATGGCGTCATCCATTTAGCGAAATGTATCTAACGACAGATTTACATATCGCATGCGCTGGAGCACATTTGGGGGGCAATGGTGCCGTGATCATCACTGGTACTGGGTCATGCGGTTTTGCTCAGGTTGATGAGCGACAATTGACTTTAGGTGGTTATGGCTTTGCCCTCGGGGATAAGGGAAGCGGTGGTTGGTATGGTCTAAAAGCGGCCGAATATGTATTACTTTCACTCGATGGTTTTAAGCCTCACACTCAACTCACGGAAAAATTGCTTCATCATTATTCTGTCGATAATGCATTAGGCATAGTTGAAAACCTAGCGGGTAAGCCCTCTAGTAATTTTGCTGAATTAGCGGCTTATGTATTTATTTGTGCAAAAAACCAGGATAAAGCTGCTATTGAGATCCTTAAAGAAGGTGCGAACTACATAAGTGATTTGGCTCGTAAATTATTAGCTATAAGAACAACTCGTTTTTCAATTATTGGTGGATTAGCTGAGCCATTATTACCATGGTTGGATGATGATATTGCTAATCAAGTACAGCCAGCGTTAGCTTCACCTGAAGTCGGTGCTATTTATTTTGCTCAACAACAAATGCAAAAAAAGCTTGTTGGGTAA